One Bombus affinis isolate iyBomAffi1 chromosome 10, iyBomAffi1.2, whole genome shotgun sequence genomic window, atatatatatatgtatgtagtaaAGAAATATTGTTGatggaattttttaaacaagacCATTAAAAATAAACCAATACGATTACAGGTACTATATGGAATGCGGCAAATATGCAGAGATTCAGGTATTCAACCCTGACCGCCTTTCGTGTCTTCGACCGATATAGCTCGCACCGCACCCTTCCCCTACTATAGaatcattttttcaatttttctttttagtaCTTAAATTTGCTACAGTAGAAACGACAATGGGAAGACTTCTGTGAGCTGCACACCGTTTACACAAAAAtgacaatttttatttgtacgtGAGTAACGAGCTAGAATAAACAAAACGTTGtataataacgttgtataataccAGATAATATGTTATAAAGTGTCGCTACTCGTACGATTTGTACAACTTTTGCATCAACTTAACAATGAAATATAAACGATAAATATAAACGTTAAAGCGTTTATCCGTAATATAATCTGTtaatcgatcgaacacgttttatagtatttacTGCTTGAGATATACTTCAGATGTACAACAAATGTCGAACTTGATCGAGATATCGATCGATGGATACATCACTTTTCAACGTTTCACTAACATGGTAGTGTCGATTCATTCGACTCGTAACTTCATTCACGTGTGTACGTTTTCAATGGGCCAGAAGTATTTTGAGGTTATGTATAATCTCACCAGGCGATATGTATTTCATTTTACCAAGCTGGACGTAACGGTTGATACAGTGCAAAGATTTTGATAGATTTTTCGATCGTAAAATGTCGGACGTTACAAATTTGAATAATATATCGATAGATTGTAAGAGGTAGTATCTCCATAAAATGTGATATCGTTGATTATCGATATTGTATCTTCGCACGAATCGTCGTACAAAACTTAGATATGAAATTTTGGTTGTTTCGATTACATAATTACAGTGTATGCCGTAATTTGAAATTACGGCACTTTGGACATGCGACTTTGTATAGAAACGCTGAGTCGATCGAAGCAAAAGTAGATCCAAGGATTCTGGCTCTCAGAGATAAATTGCTGTATTGTGATTACTTGGATTCTGGAAAGGTGAAAATGGGGTTTCTAAAGCGGAAAAAGttggagaaattgaaattcGACTATGAGAAAATGCAAAGGTATGAAGAAATTGCTCATAAACCTGCTTTCAGTATACTGCTGAACGATCTAACGGAAGGTAAAAATAAGATCGTCTTTGgccaagaagaaaagaaaacggaGGACAATAATTCTGAAAAGGAAACTGTAGTAAAACGAAAGCCTGTACACATGCCTTACGAGATGGTAGATTCGTATGAAATAATCGATTCGAGAATATCGGATGACATTGAAGAAACGAGTTCGTTTCGATTAAACGAAGAATACAAGAATTTGTACGAAAAGTATTTGGAGATGAAGAAGAGCGGTTTGAGCGAGCTTAGTTTCAAAGATTTCATAAAGTCCATGGAAGACGATGTCGATGGATCGGATACGGACGATCTGCCAAATGCAGAGTTGCGGAAAGTTTCAGATACTTGGATGTCCGATTACGAACAGTTCGACGACACTTTGCTCAACGTGAATTGTTACGGTACATCGGATCCTAATTCGAAAATAAGTTGTGTACCGTGCGGTGGTTGTGGTGCATTATTGCACTGCAGGGATCCGGCGATCCCTGGATATTTACCGTCGGAATTGTTTTCGTTTAAAAGCGACGAAGACTTGAAATCCATGACATGTCAAAGGTGTCATTTTTTAAGGTTCTACAACACGGCTTTAGAAGTGAAAGTATCGATCGAAGATTATCCCAAGTTATTGAGAGTGATCAAAAGTAAAAAATGCGCCGTCATACTGATAATCGATCTGACCGATTTCCCTTGCAGTATTTGGCCCGATCTGAAGAGTATTTTGCATCCATTTACTCCTATTTTCCTGGTCGGGAACAAAATCGACCTGTTGCCCACCGATAGCCCGTCATTCCTCGAGAACGTAAAACAATGTTTAGTAGATTCCGTGATCAATGTAACCGGCGTAAAGAGGGAAAACATTACGCACGTGCAACTTACCTCCGCGAAAACTGGCTACGGCATAGAGCATCTTATAAATAAGTTGCAATACAAGTGGCGTCACAAAGGTGCGTACTATCTATCGCGTCTGCTTCGTTCTAACGGGAGAAATCAAAGAGAAAGTTGTCAACGTCTAAGATacgtatttatttaagaattgcTAGTTTCGATGCATAATCGTCGATATATTTCAGGTgacgtttatttggtcggttgTACAAACGTTGGCAAATCTTCCTTGTTCAATACTTTGTTAAATTCTGATTATTGTAAAGTACAAGCTATCGATCTGGTGCAACGCGCAACGGTGTCTGCTTGGCCAGGAACTACGTTAAACTTACTCAAGTTTCCAATTTTAAATCCGACTGACGAAAAACGTTGGTTAAGAACAGTAAGGCTTATCAACGAGAGGTTTTATAGGACGCAAGAATCACAATACAAGAACTATCAGTTTAAAATGACGAAGGATATGAAGTTTGCGACGTTAGAAGGTAGCTGAGCAATTTGAACGTATTACCGTGAATCTTCCTCAACATCTCACGTACGTACGAAAGATTTTTGTTTGTTCGTTTGTTTGTAGAACACGTTGGTAAATCGTTTACCAGGAAATCGTTGAAAGACGCGAGTGCAGATCCTTTTTCCGAAAAATCGTACAAGATCATGTCTAGGAAACTCGTTTTAGACGAATCTAAACCAGAGTACAAACAGAGCCGTTGGTGCTACGATACTCCTGGTACTATTCAGGCGGATCAAATACTAAATTTGCTAACGACCGACGAACTGTCGCTAACGTTACCGCAAGAAATTATCACACCGAGAACATTTATGTTTAAACCGAAACAGACTGTGTTTGTGGCTGGTATGGGAAGGTTGGACTATCTCGAAGGAGAACACTTCATACGGTAATTAGTATATTCTTCGTATCTCGAAGATACGTACACGATACATATGAATGTTACATAAAGTTATTAGTTATTAAACTTGACATTCTTTTGTTCTCTGCCTTTGGAATAGATGCACGCTGTTCGCGAGCAAGTATCTGCCTATAACGATTTGTTGTACCGCCGATGCGGACGAGGTCTACGATCGATTGTTGGGGACGAGTGCTTTCCTCGTACCTATCGACGATTCGGAACGATTAAAAGTATGGCCAAAATTGAAGCCGAAAGAGATTAGAGAGATAACCGGTGTGGATGGCGAGGAATCCGTCGCTGACGTTGTACTGTCAAGTATAGGTAGATTGAACTGGTAAACGATAGTCACAGCGGTGAATTTTGTCGCGTTTCATTTAATCTATTACAATCGACAGGTTGGATCGCGATCACGCCCTTGGAAAACGAAAGCGTGTCATTAAGAGCGTGGACACCCGAAGGTCGTGGTATATACTTGAGATGCCCGGCATTGTTAAAGAAATCGGTGAGTCTTCGGGGTGCAAAGGTGCATGGTACTCCGATGTATTTGTTGGGTCGGCGAGTATACGTTAAACATTAAACAACAACTTGGTTACGCTACGTTATCAGGATCATCCAGCACTTTATTCGCACGTACGTTTACACTGAATGTCTCGTTTCTGTGTAAgtacataattttgtaaaaCTATTGCGATCTTTTGCGAGAACTTTGCTCCTTTCTCCCCTCCCCCCTTTTGTCACGCGTATGCGATGTAATAAAGCGTTGTCTCTttgtttttcttctctcttgGTAATTTCATTTCACTAACGAAAATGATTAACAGGCAATGGATCTTGTGCGTTTTACTTGCTATCTTTTGCCGTGCAACGCGACTTTACCTTTCTCTCCGTAAGATGGACGAGACGTTGATCGTAATCCTCTGCAAAAATAAGCacaaagagaagaagagaaagaagaagaaaagattgAAAGTAGTTGTGGAAAACGTTGGAAAGACGATGGATCGCGCTACGCGCACGATAAACTTACGTAGAGATCTGTTGTTGCGATATCGAATGATCTTTTTGCGGATGAGCGGCATTGTCGGGAGAGATCCCGTCGCATTCGTTGGAGAAGTAACATTTGTACTTGAAACAGACGGGGCAGCTGTCGAAGATGTGTAGGTTGCCACAAACGGAGGATACCCGGTACCTTGGCGGCACATCGAATTCTGTGTCGGTATCGGTATCAAGGTAAATATCGTTCCGACACTTTGATCCGTATTTCATCGGATGGTAACACCGATCGGTCCGGGCGAGTTCGCCTTCACACGAGTATTCCACGTGGTTACACGGATCGTTTCGACACTGTGTGCTGTAAAAATCGAAATTGTACAAAGTCGAGATCGCAATAAGCATCGTAGGTAATAAATAAGTAAGGAAGAGGGAATCGGTAGTATACTTACAAGTGGCAAACTTGAGCTTTCGTCTTGGTTCGACTATGACAAACCTTCCTTTGCCTGATGATACCTTTGACGGGTCGTTTCCTGTGAGCGTGGGATTTTTGCTGAAAATTACGATTGGTGGAATGATGAAATAGCGTAGCAAAACGTAACGTAAAGTAACGCGAATACAGCGTTTTACCTTGGAATCGATGGTTTTCGGATTGACGATGTACGGCCTGTCGAGGTTCGCGTCGTAAATCGTTTTCACCTCTTCTATCACGGTtttcgtggaaatttcgatcttAGGTGCTATAATACCCTGTTGAAACGGTTTGCCTTGGAATTAGTTTAACGGAGAGCGTGAGTATTATAGTCGGAGAGAAGGGATACCAACGGGGAAATACTTGGTCGGGTCCATGAGCAGATCGACGTCGACTCCGGGCAGCAACCGTTTGCAACAAGTTACCGGATAGAGAAGATCGGCCAAACTGGTCTGAAATGTAGCCAAAAGGATGGGCTGGTTGCACGGACTAAGCCATTGTATCAATTCCGCGTGGAGAGATTGTTGCTGCAGAATCCGTTGCAAGTCTGTCAAAGCAGCCAGCCGTGTGAAAGTTTTCTTAAAGTTAAACTCGTTGTGAAATAATAGTGGAAAAATCGGCGATACTCTATGAGATTCTAGGGTGGAACCAAAACTGTTTATTCGCAATGCAATTTTTCCGTTAGGACATAGCCATACACCGGGACACGTAATCTGAAAGAGGTTATTTTTCCAATTAGTTCGATTCGAAGATCGATCGGACGTTGGACGACTCTCGGATGACTACTTACGGCGTGTAATTCCAATCGTATTTTTACACAGAAACCCTTGCCCGCCATGATCGCCGCTGAGATAGTTTGGTTCGGTAGCGAGCGCGACTATCGAAATATCCGGTGGTACTTATCTGAAGATCATTTTCTTGGATGGCGGTTTTAGCAGACGGAGGGAATCCGTGAGATGGCGAGTCGGCGGGATAAATGACGCGATCACCGTTTTATCGGTGTGTTTTTGGCAAACGTATTCTCGAAAAACGGAGTGTACGGCGTGCAGAGTCGATGTGCTGACGGTTGTGatcggtggtggtggtggtggtgttggtggtggtggtggtggtggcggtAGTGGTTTATGGTAGTGGCTTGTGCCATGTCGGCGCGGGATCGGTGTGGCTCGTTCGTTGCCAGGAAACGGAGTTGGCACAACATCGATATTGAATTTTATCGACGATCGCGACAAACGATAGCATAGCCGCGTCGTTTAAACTTTGAAAGGTATTCCTAGAAATTTCTCGATCGGTAAACCTCTTTGAACGTGTCGTATTCGAAGCTCGTTAGCGATAAAATCCGTTTGTTTTCGGGCAAACGATAACCTTGGATCCTTGGTTCGAGCTATCAAGGGTTCCGAGAACCAGCCATACCTATGAAATTGCAATCGTTTGTATTTCCGGACGTAGCGTGTATTTGTAGGGCGTACTCCATATTGACCGTCGGTGGCTTGAACGCGTAAATATCCTTCGGTGAGAGGACCAGTCGTTTCGAGATCAAATCTACGTACTCTCGTCGAACCTCGGAAGCCGGGATTGCGTCGTGTTTTGCGTAAAACTTACCGGTTAGAGGTTTCGTACGCGCGATAGCTACGAACTTTTCTTGCAGGCGAAAGTACTTTTTCTCCTTCTCGTATCGCTCGGTATAAAATCGCAGTTTCACAGGGTTCATGTCGCTCTTATCCGTCCGTCAGACCGTGCGAATTTCGTCGATTCGTGCG contains:
- the LOC126921099 gene encoding nitric oxide-associated protein 1 isoform X2; translation: MKFWLFRLHNYSVCRNLKLRHFGHATLYRNAESIEAKVDPRILALRDKLLYCDYLDSGKVKMGFLKRKKLEKLKFDYEKMQRYEEIAHKPAFSILLNDLTEGKNKIVFGQEEKKTEDNNSEKETVVKRKPVHMPYEMVDSYEIIDSRISDDIEETSSFRLNEEYKNLYEKYLEMKKSGLSELSFKDFIKSMEDDVDGSDTDDLPNAELRKVSDTWMSDYEQFDDTLLNVNCYGTSDPNSKISCVPCGGCGALLHCRDPAIPGYLPSELFSFKSDEDLKSMTCQRCHFLRFYNTALEVKVSIEDYPKLLRVIKSKKCAVILIIDLTDFPCSIWPDLKSILHPFTPIFLVGNKIDLLPTDSPSFLENVKQCLVDSVINVTGVKRENITHVQLTSAKTGYGIEHLINKLQYKWRHKGDVYLVGCTNVGKSSLFNTLLNSDYCKVQAIDLVQRATVSAWPGTTLNLLKFPILNPTDEKRWLRTVRLINERFYRTQESQYKNYQFKMTKDMKFATLEEHVGKSFTRKSLKDASADPFSEKSYKIMSRKLVLDESKPEYKQSRWCYDTPGTIQADQILNLLTTDELSLTLPQEIITPRTFMFKPKQTVFVAGMGRLDYLEGEHFIRCTLFASKYLPITICCTADADEVYDRLLGTSAFLVPIDDSERLKVWPKLKPKEIREITGVDGEESVADVVLSSIGWIAITPLENESVSLRAWTPEGRGIYLRCPALLKKSVSLRGAKVHGTPMYLLGRRVYVKH
- the LOC126921099 gene encoding nitric oxide-associated protein 1 isoform X3, which codes for MKFWLFRLHNYSVCRNLKLRHFGHATLYRNAESIEAKVDPRILALRDKLLYCDYLDSGKVKMGFLKRKKLEKLKFDYEKMQRYEEIAHKPAFSILLNDLTEGKNKIVFGQEEKKTEDNNSEKETVVKRKPVHMPYEMVDSYEIIDSRISDDIEETSSFRLNEEYKNLYEKYLEMKKSGLSELSFKDFIKSMEDDVDGSDTDDLPNAELRKVSDTWMSDYEQFDDTLLNVNCYGTSDPNSKISCVPCGGCGALLHCRDPAIPGYLPSELFSFKSDEDLKSMTCQRCHFLRFYNTALEVKVSIEDYPKLLRVIKSKKCAVILIIDLTDFPCSIWPDLKSILHPFTPIFLVGNKIDLLPTDSPSFLENVKQCLVDSVINVTGVKRENITHVQLTSAKTGYGIEHLINKLQYKWRHKGDVYLVGCTNVGKSSLFNTLLNSDYCKVQAIDLVQRATVSAWPGTTLNLLKFPILNPTDEKRWLRTVRLINERFYRTQESQYKNYQFKMTKDMKFATLEEHVGKSFTRKSLKDASADPFSEKSYKIMSRKLVLDESKPEYKQSRWCYDTPGTIQADQILNLLTTDELSLTLPQEIITPRTFMFKPKQTVFVAGMGRLDYLEGEHFIRCTLFASKYLPITICCTADADEVYDRLLGTSAFLVPIDDSERLKVWPKLKPKEIREITGVDGEESVADVVLSSIGWIAITPLENESVSLRAWTPEGRGIYLRCPALLKKSVTGF
- the LOC126921099 gene encoding nitric oxide-associated protein 1 isoform X1, which translates into the protein MKFWLFRLHNYSVCRNLKLRHFGHATLYRNAESIEAKVDPRILALRDKLLYCDYLDSGKVKMGFLKRKKLEKLKFDYEKMQRYEEIAHKPAFSILLNDLTEGKNKIVFGQEEKKTEDNNSEKETVVKRKPVHMPYEMVDSYEIIDSRISDDIEETSSFRLNEEYKNLYEKYLEMKKSGLSELSFKDFIKSMEDDVDGSDTDDLPNAELRKVSDTWMSDYEQFDDTLLNVNCYGTSDPNSKISCVPCGGCGALLHCRDPAIPGYLPSELFSFKSDEDLKSMTCQRCHFLRFYNTALEVKVSIEDYPKLLRVIKSKKCAVILIIDLTDFPCSIWPDLKSILHPFTPIFLVGNKIDLLPTDSPSFLENVKQCLVDSVINVTGVKRENITHVQLTSAKTGYGIEHLINKLQYKWRHKGDVYLVGCTNVGKSSLFNTLLNSDYCKVQAIDLVQRATVSAWPGTTLNLLKFPILNPTDEKRWLRTVRLINERFYRTQESQYKNYQFKMTKDMKFATLEEHVGKSFTRKSLKDASADPFSEKSYKIMSRKLVLDESKPEYKQSRWCYDTPGTIQADQILNLLTTDELSLTLPQEIITPRTFMFKPKQTVFVAGMGRLDYLEGEHFIRCTLFASKYLPITICCTADADEVYDRLLGTSAFLVPIDDSERLKVWPKLKPKEIREITGVDGEESVADVVLSSIGRLNWLDRDHALGKRKRVIKSVDTRRSWYILEMPGIVKEIGYRFLAGFKKSERHSESAMVGFANPLRIHWESVGC
- the LOC126921112 gene encoding spermatogenesis-associated protein 6; the encoded protein is MAGKGFCVKIRLELHAITCPGVWLCPNGKIALRINSFGSTLESHRVSPIFPLLFHNEFNFKKTFTRLAALTDLQRILQQQSLHAELIQWLSPCNQPILLATFQTSLADLLYPVTCCKRLLPGVDVDLLMDPTKYFPGIIAPKIEISTKTVIEEVKTIYDANLDRPYIVNPKTIDSKQKSHAHRKRPVKGIIRQRKVCHSRTKTKAQVCHFTQCRNDPCNHVEYSCEGELARTDRCYHPMKYGSKCRNDIYLDTDTDTEFDVPPRYRVSSVCGNLHIFDSCPVCFKYKCYFSNECDGISPDNAAHPQKDHSISQQQISTGLRSTSRPSYGEKGKVALHGKR
- the LOC126921117 gene encoding uncharacterized protein LOC126921117, producing the protein MNPVKLRFYTERYEKEKKYFRLQEKFVAIARTKPLTGKFYAKHDAIPASEVRREYVDLISKRLVLSPKDIYAFKPPTVNMEYGWFSEPLIARTKDPRLSFARKQTDFIANELRIRHVQRGLPIEKFLGIPFKV